One Megachile rotundata isolate GNS110a chromosome 5, iyMegRotu1, whole genome shotgun sequence genomic region harbors:
- the LOC100881967 gene encoding deoxycytidylate deaminase isoform X1 has protein sequence MAQNEASTKIIQNDTTVQTNSEGNKNKRYLDWDEYFMAIAFLAAKRSKDPRTQVGACIVNSEKRILGIGYNGMPTGCSDDEFPWGKDYDDKLKDKSYYVCHAEVNAILNKNCSDVRNCTIYVALFPCNECAKVIIQSGIKLVIYMSDKQAHKKKTIAAKRMFQAAGVQYRQYIPRNQKIVIDFSEIKGTSDKVQDLSNSKTVDNISQNFEKIIL, from the exons atggcACAAAATGAAGCTTctacaaaaataatacaaaatgataCTACTGTACAAACTAATTCTGAAGG GAATAAAAACAAAAGGTACTTAGATTGGGATGAATATTTTATGGCAATTGCCTTTTTGGCTGCAAAACGTAGTAAAGATCCAAGGACTCAAGTTGGGGCTTGTATTGTAAATAGTGAAAAAAGAATTTTAGGTATTGGATACAATGGAATGCCTACTGGCTGTAGCGATGATGAATTTCCTTGGGGAAAGGATTATGATGataaattaaaagataaatCTTATTATG TATGTCATGCAGAAGTTAATGCTATTTTAAATAAGAACTGTAGTGACGTTCGAAATTGTACCATATATGTTGCTCTTTTCCCGTGCAATGAATGTGCTAAAGTAATAATACAATCTGgaataaaattagttatatATATGTCTGATAAACAAGCTCATAAAAAGAAAACCATAGCTGCAAAACGAATGTTTCAGGCTGCAGGTGTTCAATACAG acAATATATTCCAAGGaatcaaaaaattgtaattgattTTTCTGAGATAAAAGGTACAAGTGACAAAGTTCAAGATCTCTCTAATTCAAAGACAGTTGATAacatatctcaaaattttgagaagataattttatga
- the LOC100881967 gene encoding deoxycytidylate deaminase isoform X2 translates to MAQNEASTKIIQNDTTVQTNSEGNKNKRYLDWDEYFMAIAFLAAKRSKDPRTQVGACIVNSEKRILGIGYNGMPTGCSDDEFPWGKDYDDKLKDKSYYVCHAEVNAILNKNCSDVRNCTIYVALFPCNECAKVIIQSGIKLVIYMSDKQAHKKKTIAAKRMFQAAGVQYSNLN, encoded by the exons atggcACAAAATGAAGCTTctacaaaaataatacaaaatgataCTACTGTACAAACTAATTCTGAAGG GAATAAAAACAAAAGGTACTTAGATTGGGATGAATATTTTATGGCAATTGCCTTTTTGGCTGCAAAACGTAGTAAAGATCCAAGGACTCAAGTTGGGGCTTGTATTGTAAATAGTGAAAAAAGAATTTTAGGTATTGGATACAATGGAATGCCTACTGGCTGTAGCGATGATGAATTTCCTTGGGGAAAGGATTATGATGataaattaaaagataaatCTTATTATG TATGTCATGCAGAAGTTAATGCTATTTTAAATAAGAACTGTAGTGACGTTCGAAATTGTACCATATATGTTGCTCTTTTCCCGTGCAATGAATGTGCTAAAGTAATAATACAATCTGgaataaaattagttatatATATGTCTGATAAACAAGCTCATAAAAAGAAAACCATAGCTGCAAAACGAATGTTTCAGGCTGCAGGTGTTCAATACAG taatttaaattaa